In Halovulum dunhuangense, one genomic interval encodes:
- a CDS encoding alpha/beta hydrolase, producing MPEVIFPGPEGRLEGRYHPQKSKDAPIAIILHPHPQFGGTMNNKVVYNLHYAFHDMGFTVLRFNFRGVGRSQGEYDQGVGELSDAASALDYLQSLNPNAKNCWVAGFSFGAWIGMQLLMRRPEIQGFVSVAPPANMYDFSFLAPCPSSGLIINGSADRVVPPADVAGLATKLKQQKGITITHEVVEGAGHFFDPGMDEMIGTVNAYVRKRLTESSR from the coding sequence ATGCCCGAGGTGATTTTCCCGGGGCCAGAGGGCCGGCTCGAGGGACGCTACCACCCGCAGAAATCCAAGGACGCGCCCATCGCGATCATCCTGCACCCGCATCCGCAATTCGGGGGCACGATGAACAACAAGGTCGTCTACAACCTGCATTACGCCTTTCACGACATGGGCTTCACGGTCCTGCGCTTCAACTTCCGGGGCGTCGGACGCAGCCAGGGCGAATACGATCAGGGCGTGGGCGAGCTCAGCGATGCGGCCTCGGCGCTGGATTACCTGCAGTCGCTCAACCCGAACGCCAAGAACTGCTGGGTCGCTGGCTTCAGCTTCGGCGCCTGGATCGGCATGCAGCTTCTGATGCGCCGGCCCGAGATACAGGGCTTCGTGTCGGTCGCGCCGCCGGCGAACATGTACGACTTCTCGTTCCTCGCGCCCTGCCCCTCTTCGGGGCTGATCATCAACGGCTCGGCCGACCGCGTGGTGCCGCCGGCAGATGTGGCGGGGCTTGCCACGAAGCTGAAGCAGCAGAAGGGCATCACCATCACCCACGAGGTGGTCGAGGGGGCGGGCCATTTCTTCGATCCCGGCATGGACGAGATGATCGGCACCGTGAACGCCTATGTGCGCAAGCGGCTGACCGAAAGCTCCCGCTGA
- a CDS encoding anhydro-N-acetylmuramic acid kinase, translating into MDMTGEPIWALGMMSGTSMDGIDAAALLTDGEGIQGFGPKRFAPYEPAERDLLRRAQGLWQGADPLLREVDATLVAAHEALAGYFPTTALIGFHGQTLAHDPAGFRTHQAGDGAALAKSLGKPVVWDFRSADIASGGEGAPLVPFFHHACARMLGMDQVVAFLNLGGVGNVTWVDPLVTRPETPGALCAFDTGPGNALIDDLMETRGVGAMDEGGSAALAGRPDEALIAKVLEDPYFARPAPKSLDRNHFAWVLERVAHMDLADAAATLTALSAECVAASVRHMPEPPSRWLVCGGGRKNRALMAALTARSNAEVVPVEAVSLDGDFLEAQAFAYLAVRVMRGLPTSAPGTTGARLPVSGGRIHRPAPVPGDPLAAVRRVF; encoded by the coding sequence ATGGACATGACGGGCGAACCGATCTGGGCGCTGGGGATGATGAGCGGCACCTCGATGGACGGGATCGACGCCGCCGCGCTTCTGACCGATGGCGAGGGGATCCAGGGCTTCGGGCCCAAGCGCTTCGCCCCCTACGAGCCCGCAGAGCGCGACCTGCTGCGGCGCGCGCAGGGGCTGTGGCAGGGGGCCGATCCGCTGCTTCGGGAGGTGGATGCGACGCTGGTCGCGGCCCACGAGGCGCTTGCGGGCTATTTCCCCACGACCGCGCTGATCGGCTTTCACGGCCAGACGCTGGCCCATGACCCGGCAGGCTTTCGCACCCACCAGGCGGGCGACGGCGCGGCCCTTGCAAAGTCGCTGGGCAAGCCGGTGGTGTGGGATTTCCGCAGCGCCGATATCGCCTCGGGCGGCGAGGGCGCGCCGCTGGTGCCGTTCTTCCACCATGCCTGCGCGCGGATGCTGGGGATGGATCAGGTGGTGGCCTTCCTGAACCTGGGCGGGGTCGGCAACGTGACCTGGGTCGATCCGCTGGTGACGCGGCCCGAGACGCCCGGCGCGCTGTGCGCCTTCGACACCGGGCCGGGCAACGCGCTGATCGACGACCTGATGGAGACACGCGGCGTGGGCGCGATGGACGAAGGCGGGTCGGCGGCGCTGGCCGGGCGGCCCGACGAGGCCCTGATCGCCAAGGTGCTGGAGGATCCCTATTTCGCGCGCCCCGCGCCGAAATCGCTGGACCGCAACCATTTCGCCTGGGTGCTGGAGCGGGTCGCGCACATGGACCTTGCCGATGCGGCGGCAACGCTGACCGCGCTCAGCGCGGAATGCGTCGCCGCATCCGTCCGCCACATGCCAGAGCCGCCCTCGCGCTGGCTGGTGTGCGGTGGCGGGCGCAAGAACCGGGCGCTGATGGCGGCGCTGACGGCGCGCAGCAATGCCGAGGTGGTGCCGGTCGAGGCGGTTTCGCTGGACGGCGATTTTCTGGAGGCGCAGGCCTTCGCCTATCTGGCGGTGCGCGTCATGCGCGGGCTGCCCACCTCTGCGCCGGGGACCACGGGCGCGCGGCTTCCCGTGTCGGGCGGGCGGATCCACCGGCCAGCGCCTGTTCCCGGCGATCCGCTGGCGGCGGTTCGCCGGGTGTTCTGA
- a CDS encoding peptidylprolyl isomerase, giving the protein MADIKDPENTLIITLKDGEVVVELLPDVAPQHVERLKTLARDKAYDNVAFHRVIDGFMAQTGDVKNANMEKDYNPRMAGTGGSDLPNLPAEFSRVPFDRGMVGMARSQNPNSANSQFFIMFKDGHFLNGQYTVFGRVVGGMEHVDAITRGEPPANPDRMITVRVAADVAA; this is encoded by the coding sequence TTGGCCGATATCAAGGATCCCGAGAATACCCTCATCATCACGCTGAAGGATGGCGAGGTCGTGGTGGAGCTTCTGCCCGACGTCGCGCCCCAGCATGTCGAACGCCTCAAGACGCTGGCGCGCGACAAGGCCTATGACAACGTGGCCTTTCACCGGGTGATCGATGGCTTCATGGCCCAGACCGGCGACGTGAAGAACGCCAACATGGAAAAGGACTACAACCCGCGCATGGCCGGCACCGGCGGCTCGGACCTGCCGAACCTGCCGGCCGAATTCTCCAGGGTGCCGTTCGACCGCGGCATGGTCGGCATGGCGCGCTCGCAGAACCCGAACTCGGCCAATTCGCAGTTCTTCATCATGTTCAAGGACGGCCATTTCCTGAACGGCCAGTACACGGTCTTCGGGCGTGTCGTCGGCGGCATGGAGCATGTGGACGCCATCACCCGCGGCGAGCCGCCGGCAAACCCCGACCGGATGATCACCGTCCGCGTCGCCGCGGATGTCGCGGCATGA
- a CDS encoding cysteine desulfurase family protein yields the protein MSRVYLDFNATAPLRPEARAAMLAAMDLVGNPSSVHAEGRAARAVIEQARAQVAAAVGCDRDEVIFTSGATEAAALALSGRDRIAALATEHDAVFSHLGDGEALPVDAEGRLHGTLPGDAFTCVQVANSETGVLQGATGDLADAVQAVGKLPYAFGWSGARAAMVSAHKLGGPKGVGALLLKSGQEISARITGGGQEMGRRSGTENVIGIAGFGAACEAAQRDLESGAWDRVAGLRNILEELLEAGAADIIFAGRGAERLPNTSCFAVPGWKGETQVMQMDLAGFAVSAGSACSSGKVKESRVLRAMGLDAETASSAIRVSLGPQTTEAELRSFAEAWLAARSRRRARAA from the coding sequence ATGAGCCGCGTCTACCTCGACTTTAACGCGACAGCGCCGCTCAGGCCCGAGGCGCGGGCCGCGATGCTGGCGGCGATGGACCTGGTGGGCAACCCCTCCAGCGTGCATGCCGAGGGGCGCGCGGCACGGGCGGTGATCGAACAGGCCCGCGCGCAGGTTGCGGCGGCCGTGGGCTGCGACCGCGACGAGGTGATCTTTACCTCGGGCGCGACCGAGGCGGCGGCCCTGGCGCTTTCGGGCCGGGACCGCATCGCGGCGCTGGCGACAGAGCATGACGCGGTCTTCAGCCATCTGGGCGACGGCGAGGCGCTGCCCGTCGATGCCGAGGGGCGGCTGCATGGCACGCTGCCCGGGGACGCGTTCACCTGCGTGCAGGTCGCGAATTCCGAGACGGGCGTGCTGCAAGGCGCGACCGGCGATCTGGCCGATGCGGTTCAGGCGGTGGGCAAGCTGCCCTATGCCTTCGGCTGGTCGGGCGCGCGCGCCGCGATGGTGTCGGCGCACAAGCTGGGCGGGCCGAAGGGCGTCGGGGCGCTGCTGCTCAAGTCCGGCCAGGAGATTTCGGCCAGGATCACCGGCGGCGGACAGGAGATGGGGCGCCGCTCCGGCACGGAGAACGTGATCGGCATCGCGGGCTTCGGCGCGGCCTGCGAAGCGGCGCAGCGCGATCTGGAAAGCGGCGCTTGGGACCGGGTGGCAGGACTTAGAAATATTCTAGAAGAGCTTCTGGAAGCGGGCGCAGCGGACATTATCTTTGCAGGGCGGGGGGCAGAGCGGCTGCCGAACACCAGCTGCTTCGCGGTCCCGGGCTGGAAGGGCGAGACGCAGGTCATGCAGATGGACCTGGCGGGCTTCGCGGTCAGCGCGGGATCGGCCTGTTCCAGCGGCAAGGTGAAGGAAAGCCGCGTGCTGCGCGCGATGGGTCTGGATGCCGAGACCGCCTCGAGCGCGATCCGCGTCTCGCTGGGGCCGCAGACGACCGAGGCCGAGCTGCGCAGCTTCGCCGAGGCGTGGCTGGCGGCCCGGTCACGGCGCCGCGCGCGGGCAGCCTGA
- a CDS encoding LysR family transcriptional regulator — protein MADAQWDDLRIFLAVARAESLTGAAKALRLDPATAGRRVGRLEESLDARLFVKSPQGYTLTEAGQRLFEHALRVEEAMRGALSGGVTPADALSGSVRIGAPDGCANYLLPQVCAAICEGNPGLEVQIVALPRVFNLSKREADMAIAVSRPSAGRLTVQKLADYHLHLAAAESYLERHAPIRSLGDLAGHPVVGYIPDMIFDRELDYLSEIGTSRPEYASNSVPVQLNWIRAGAGIGIVHDFALPFAPGVRRLLTGEISLRRSFHLIRHADDRRVERLNLFAEALAQRLRAEVARLESLA, from the coding sequence ATGGCCGATGCCCAATGGGACGATCTGCGCATATTCCTGGCGGTGGCGCGCGCCGAAAGCCTGACGGGGGCGGCCAAGGCGCTGCGCCTCGACCCTGCGACGGCGGGGCGCCGGGTGGGGCGGCTGGAAGAGTCGCTGGATGCGCGGCTTTTCGTCAAGTCACCCCAGGGCTACACCCTGACCGAGGCGGGCCAGCGCCTGTTCGAGCATGCGCTCAGGGTCGAGGAGGCGATGCGCGGCGCGCTTTCGGGGGGCGTCACGCCCGCCGACGCGCTGTCGGGCTCGGTCCGGATCGGGGCGCCCGACGGCTGCGCGAACTACCTGCTGCCGCAGGTCTGCGCCGCGATCTGCGAGGGCAACCCGGGGCTGGAGGTGCAGATCGTGGCCCTGCCGAGGGTGTTCAACCTGTCCAAGCGCGAGGCCGACATGGCGATCGCCGTCTCGCGCCCCAGTGCGGGCCGGCTGACGGTGCAGAAGCTGGCCGACTATCACCTGCACCTGGCAGCCGCCGAAAGCTATCTCGAACGTCATGCGCCGATCCGCAGCCTTGGCGATCTCGCGGGGCATCCGGTGGTGGGCTACATCCCCGACATGATCTTCGACCGCGAACTTGACTACCTGTCCGAGATCGGGACCAGCCGGCCGGAATACGCGTCGAATTCCGTGCCGGTGCAGCTGAACTGGATCCGGGCGGGGGCGGGGATCGGCATCGTCCACGACTTCGCGCTGCCCTTCGCGCCGGGGGTGCGGCGTCTGCTGACCGGCGAGATCTCGCTCAGGCGCAGCTTTCACCTGATCCGCCATGCCGACGACCGTCGAGTGGAGCGGCTCAACCTGTTCGCCGAGGCGCTCGCCCAGCGGTTGCGCGCCGAGGTGGCGCGGCTCGAGTCGCTGGCTTGA
- a CDS encoding CBS domain-containing protein yields the protein MTVRQILKSKGSNAILTISPDATVAEAAMLLSEKRIGALIVSKDGESLDGMLSERDIVRELGRQGAQVMGALVSSLMTAKVITAAPDDVSVQVLEKMTRGRFRHLPVLEQGRMIGVISIGDVVKHRIDEVEAENTALTEMIVGHG from the coding sequence ATGACCGTGCGCCAGATACTCAAGTCCAAGGGATCGAACGCCATTCTCACCATAAGCCCGGATGCCACCGTGGCCGAGGCGGCGATGCTGCTGTCGGAAAAGCGGATCGGGGCGCTGATCGTGTCGAAGGACGGGGAAAGTCTCGACGGGATGCTGTCCGAGCGCGACATCGTGCGCGAACTGGGCCGCCAGGGCGCCCAGGTGATGGGCGCGCTCGTGTCGTCGCTGATGACGGCCAAGGTCATCACCGCGGCCCCCGACGACGTGTCGGTGCAGGTGCTGGAGAAGATGACCCGCGGCCGCTTCCGCCACCTTCCGGTGCTGGAACAGGGGCGCATGATCGGCGTCATCTCGATCGGCGACGTGGTCAAGCACCGCATCGACGAGGTGGAGGCCGAGAACACCGCCCTGACCGAGATGATCGTCGGCCACGGCTGA
- a CDS encoding peptidylprolyl isomerase, with amino-acid sequence MIRRSFIGLAAALALGGAALAQEGVDLGTQTLVIDVEGPGANGTIEIELLADVAPAHVERIRLLAEAGAYDGVAFHRVIDGFMAQTGDVEFGTRDQYALGGAGRGGSDLPDLPAEFSDIPFDRGVVGMARAQNPDSANSQFFIMFDEGHFLNGQYTVFGRVASGMEVVDQITRGVDQSGSVPEPDYMTSVRVERR; translated from the coding sequence ATGATCCGGCGCAGCTTCATCGGGCTGGCGGCCGCGCTTGCACTGGGCGGCGCGGCGCTGGCGCAGGAGGGTGTCGATCTCGGCACTCAGACGCTGGTGATCGATGTCGAGGGCCCCGGCGCCAACGGCACCATCGAGATCGAGCTTCTGGCGGATGTCGCCCCCGCCCATGTCGAGCGCATCCGCCTTCTGGCCGAGGCCGGCGCCTATGACGGCGTCGCCTTTCACCGGGTGATCGATGGCTTCATGGCGCAGACCGGCGATGTCGAGTTCGGGACCCGCGACCAGTACGCCTTGGGCGGGGCAGGGCGCGGCGGGTCGGACCTGCCGGACCTGCCGGCCGAATTCTCGGACATCCCGTTCGATCGGGGCGTGGTCGGCATGGCGCGCGCGCAGAACCCCGACTCGGCCAATTCGCAGTTCTTCATCATGTTCGACGAAGGCCATTTCCTGAATGGCCAGTACACCGTGTTCGGCCGCGTGGCCTCGGGCATGGAGGTGGTCGACCAGATCACCCGCGGTGTCGACCAGTCGGGCAGCGTGCCGGAACCCGACTACATGACCAGCGTCCGCGTCGAGCGGCGCTGA
- the tyrS gene encoding tyrosine--tRNA ligase, with the protein MTYTPRSDFLHVMQTRGFLQDCTDLQGLDDALKSGVVPGYIGFDATAKSLHVGSLIQIMMLRWLQQTGHQPLVLMGGGTSKVGDPSFRAEERKLLTNAEIDANIDGIKRVFSNYVTFGEGAGDARMLNNAEWLDDLNYLTFLREVGRYFSVNRMLSFDSVKSRLDREQSLSFLEFNYMILQAYDFMELNRRYGCLLQMGGSDQWGNIVNGIDLTRRMLGTEVFGLTSPLLTKADGTKMGKSASGAIWLNPDMLSPYEFWQFWRNTLDADVGRFLKLYTELPLDECERLAALEGSEINAAKIVLANAATTLLHGAEAAAAAEATAREVFEKGGVGDDLPTLSLSAAEVADGVSIVQLFVRAGLAGSGKEAKRLIAEGGARLNDAALEDAGTVITAEQLQEPLKLSAGKKRHALVTLEC; encoded by the coding sequence ATGACCTACACGCCCAGAAGCGATTTCCTGCATGTGATGCAGACGCGCGGGTTCCTGCAGGACTGCACCGACCTGCAAGGCCTTGACGATGCGCTCAAGTCGGGGGTCGTGCCGGGCTATATCGGGTTCGACGCGACGGCGAAATCGCTGCATGTCGGATCGCTGATCCAGATCATGATGCTGCGCTGGCTTCAGCAGACCGGGCACCAGCCGCTGGTGCTGATGGGCGGCGGCACGTCCAAGGTGGGCGATCCGTCCTTCCGGGCCGAGGAACGCAAGCTGCTCACCAACGCCGAGATCGACGCCAATATCGACGGGATAAAGCGCGTCTTCTCGAACTACGTCACCTTCGGCGAGGGGGCGGGCGATGCACGGATGCTCAACAATGCCGAGTGGCTGGACGACCTGAACTACCTGACCTTCCTGCGCGAGGTCGGGCGCTATTTCTCGGTCAACCGGATGCTCAGCTTCGACAGCGTGAAAAGCCGGCTCGACCGCGAGCAGTCGCTCAGCTTCCTCGAGTTCAACTACATGATCCTCCAGGCCTATGACTTCATGGAGCTGAACCGCCGCTATGGCTGCCTGCTCCAGATGGGCGGGTCGGACCAGTGGGGCAACATCGTCAACGGCATAGACCTGACCCGGCGGATGCTGGGAACGGAAGTGTTCGGCTTGACATCGCCGCTGCTGACCAAGGCGGACGGCACCAAGATGGGCAAGAGCGCGTCGGGCGCGATCTGGCTCAACCCCGACATGCTGTCGCCCTACGAGTTCTGGCAGTTCTGGCGCAACACGCTCGATGCCGATGTCGGCCGGTTCCTGAAGCTCTACACCGAACTGCCGCTGGACGAGTGCGAGCGGCTGGCGGCGCTGGAGGGGTCCGAGATCAACGCGGCCAAGATCGTGCTGGCCAACGCGGCCACCACGCTTCTGCACGGGGCCGAGGCGGCCGCGGCAGCCGAGGCCACGGCGCGCGAGGTGTTCGAAAAGGGCGGCGTGGGCGACGACCTGCCGACGCTTTCGCTGAGCGCTGCGGAAGTCGCGGACGGCGTGTCGATCGTGCAGCTTTTCGTGCGCGCGGGCCTTGCGGGGTCCGGCAAGGAAGCCAAGCGCCTGATCGCCGAGGGTGGCGCGCGGCTAAACGACGCCGCGCTCGAGGATGCAGGCACCGTGATCACGGCAGAGCAGTTGCAGGAGCCGCTGAAACTGTCGGCCGGAAAGAAGCGCCACGCGCTGGTGACGCTGGAATGCTGA
- a CDS encoding CoA-acylating methylmalonate-semialdehyde dehydrogenase, with product MQEMCHFINGKRVAGTSGRFADVFNPATGEVQGRVPLASAAELDAAVQGAMAVQPKWAATNPQRRARVLMKFVELLNRDMDKLAEALSREHGKTIPDAKGDVIRGLEVAEFCIGAPHLLKGEFTDGAGPGIDMYSMRQPIGIAAGITPFNFPAMIPMWKFCPAIAAGNAFILKPSERDPSVPIMLAELMIEAGLPAGILQVVNGDKEAVDAILDHPEIGAIGFVGSTPIAEYIYGRGCSNGKRVQCFGGAKNHMIIMPDADMDQAVDALVGAGYGAAGERCMAISVAVPVGEETANRLIEKLAPRVEALKIGPYTAGNDVDFGPLVTADAQRRVLGLVDRGVEQGAKLVVDGRGFKMQGYENGFFVGACLFDNVTRDMDIYTQEIFGPVLSTVRAKTYEEALSLAMDHEYGNGTAIFTRDGDTARDFAARVNVGMVGINVPIPVPLAYHTFGGWKKSAFGDLNQHGPDAFRFYTRTKTVTARWPSGTKEGAEFSIPTMG from the coding sequence ATGCAGGAGATGTGTCACTTCATCAACGGCAAGCGCGTGGCCGGAACCTCGGGCCGCTTTGCCGACGTGTTCAACCCCGCGACCGGCGAAGTGCAGGGCCGCGTGCCGCTGGCCTCGGCGGCCGAACTGGACGCTGCCGTCCAGGGCGCCATGGCCGTTCAGCCGAAATGGGCCGCGACCAACCCGCAGCGCCGCGCCCGCGTGCTGATGAAATTCGTGGAACTCCTGAACCGCGACATGGACAAGCTGGCCGAGGCGCTCAGCCGCGAGCATGGCAAGACGATCCCCGACGCCAAGGGCGACGTGATCCGCGGGCTGGAAGTGGCCGAGTTCTGCATCGGCGCGCCGCACCTGCTGAAGGGCGAGTTCACCGACGGCGCGGGCCCGGGCATCGACATGTATTCCATGCGCCAGCCCATCGGCATCGCCGCCGGCATCACGCCCTTCAACTTCCCCGCCATGATCCCGATGTGGAAGTTCTGCCCCGCCATCGCCGCCGGCAACGCCTTCATCCTGAAGCCGTCCGAGCGGGATCCGTCGGTGCCGATCATGCTGGCCGAGCTGATGATCGAGGCGGGCCTGCCCGCGGGCATCCTGCAGGTCGTGAACGGCGACAAGGAAGCCGTGGACGCGATCCTCGATCACCCCGAGATCGGCGCCATCGGCTTCGTCGGCTCGACCCCGATCGCGGAATACATCTACGGGCGCGGCTGTTCCAACGGCAAGCGCGTGCAGTGCTTCGGCGGCGCCAAGAACCACATGATCATCATGCCCGACGCCGACATGGACCAGGCGGTGGACGCGCTGGTGGGTGCCGGCTACGGCGCGGCGGGGGAACGCTGCATGGCTATCTCGGTCGCGGTGCCGGTGGGCGAGGAAACCGCCAACCGCCTGATCGAAAAGCTCGCCCCGCGGGTCGAGGCGCTGAAGATCGGGCCCTACACCGCCGGCAACGACGTGGATTTCGGCCCGCTGGTGACGGCGGACGCGCAGCGCCGGGTTCTCGGGCTGGTCGATCGTGGCGTCGAGCAGGGCGCGAAGCTGGTCGTCGATGGCCGCGGCTTCAAGATGCAGGGCTACGAGAACGGCTTTTTCGTGGGCGCCTGCCTCTTCGACAACGTGACCAGGGACATGGACATCTACACCCAGGAGATCTTTGGCCCGGTGCTGTCCACGGTGCGCGCCAAGACCTATGAAGAGGCGCTGAGCCTTGCCATGGATCACGAGTACGGCAACGGCACCGCGATCTTCACCCGCGACGGCGACACCGCGCGCGATTTCGCGGCGCGGGTCAATGTCGGCATGGTCGGCATCAACGTGCCGATCCCGGTGCCGCTGGCCTACCACACCTTCGGCGGCTGGAAGAAATCGGCCTTCGGCGACCTGAACCAGCACGGCCCCGACGCGTTCCGCTTCTACACGCGGACCAAGACGGTGACCGCGCGCTGGCCCTCGGGCACCAAGGAAGGGGCCGAATTCTCGATCCCGACGATGGGCTGA
- the coaD gene encoding pantetheine-phosphate adenylyltransferase, whose translation MRTGLYPGTFDPVTVGHADIIRRACRLVDRLVIGVAINRDKGPLFPLEDRVRMIEAECAKLGADEGTEIVVHPFENLLIDCAREVGAHVIVRGLRAVSDFEYEFQMVGMNRAMDDSIETVFLMADANHQAIASRLVKEIARLGGNIRPFVSPAVAEEIEAKFARKG comes from the coding sequence ATGCGGACAGGACTCTATCCCGGCACATTCGACCCTGTGACGGTGGGCCACGCGGACATCATCCGCCGCGCCTGCCGCCTGGTGGATCGCCTGGTGATCGGCGTCGCCATCAACCGCGACAAGGGGCCGCTCTTTCCGCTGGAGGACCGGGTCCGGATGATCGAGGCGGAATGCGCGAAGCTTGGCGCCGACGAGGGCACCGAGATCGTGGTGCATCCCTTCGAGAACCTGCTGATCGACTGCGCGCGCGAGGTGGGCGCGCATGTGATCGTGCGTGGCCTGCGCGCGGTCAGCGACTTCGAGTACGAGTTCCAGATGGTCGGCATGAACCGCGCCATGGACGACAGCATCGAGACGGTGTTCCTGATGGCCGACGCGAACCACCAGGCGATCGCCTCGCGGCTGGTCAAGGAGATCGCCCGGCTGGGCGGCAATATCCGGCCCTTCGTATCGCCCGCCGTCGCCGAAGAGATCGAAGCGAAATTCGCCCGCAAGGGTTGA
- a CDS encoding acyl-CoA dehydrogenase family protein, with amino-acid sequence MDFELGEDSRAIFDMARDFGQDRIAPHALAWDEAGTLPRDVLQEAGALGLATLYVPEEQGGAGISRLDATLVFEALSMACPSVAAFLSIHNMCAAMVAKYGTDAARAAWLPKLASMEAVASYCLTEPGSGSDAAALRTKAERTNDGYRLNGTKAFISGGGYSDLYIVMARTGAEGPKGISALLVPGGAPGLSFGANERKMGWRAQPTAQVQMDDCPTPAENLLGEEGAGFRYAMEGLDGGRLNIAACALGAAQAALDASIAYARDRKAFGQSIDRFQSLQFKLADMETELQAARVFLRQAAWKLDRAAPDATKHCAMAKRFVTDAAFNVANEALQIHGGYGYLADYGIEKIVRDLRVHQILEGTNEIMRVIVARSLLAEHAA; translated from the coding sequence ATGGATTTCGAGTTGGGCGAGGACAGCCGCGCCATTTTCGACATGGCCCGCGATTTCGGGCAGGACCGCATCGCGCCGCATGCGCTGGCCTGGGACGAGGCGGGCACCCTGCCCCGCGACGTGCTGCAGGAGGCGGGCGCGCTGGGGCTGGCCACGCTCTATGTGCCGGAAGAACAGGGCGGGGCCGGCATCTCGCGGCTGGATGCGACGCTGGTCTTCGAGGCGCTGTCGATGGCCTGCCCGTCCGTCGCGGCGTTTCTGTCGATCCACAACATGTGCGCGGCCATGGTCGCGAAATACGGCACGGATGCTGCCCGGGCGGCCTGGCTGCCGAAACTCGCCAGCATGGAGGCGGTCGCCTCCTACTGCCTGACGGAACCCGGATCGGGCTCGGATGCGGCGGCCTTGCGCACGAAAGCCGAGCGCACGAACGACGGGTACCGGCTGAACGGGACCAAGGCCTTCATCTCGGGCGGGGGGTATTCCGACCTGTATATCGTGATGGCGCGCACCGGGGCCGAGGGGCCGAAGGGCATATCCGCCCTGCTGGTCCCGGGCGGCGCGCCGGGGCTCAGTTTCGGCGCGAACGAGCGCAAGATGGGCTGGCGCGCGCAACCCACCGCGCAGGTGCAGATGGACGACTGCCCGACCCCGGCCGAGAACCTGCTGGGAGAGGAAGGCGCGGGCTTCCGCTACGCGATGGAGGGGCTCGACGGCGGGCGGCTCAACATCGCGGCCTGCGCGCTGGGGGCGGCGCAGGCCGCGCTGGACGCATCCATCGCCTATGCGCGGGACCGCAAGGCCTTTGGCCAGTCGATCGACCGTTTCCAGTCGCTTCAGTTCAAGCTGGCCGACATGGAGACCGAGTTGCAGGCCGCCCGCGTCTTCCTGCGCCAGGCGGCGTGGAAACTGGACCGGGCCGCGCCGGACGCCACGAAACACTGCGCCATGGCCAAGCGCTTCGTCACCGACGCCGCCTTCAACGTGGCGAACGAGGCGCTTCAGATCCATGGCGGCTATGGATACCTGGCCGATTACGGCATCGAGAAGATCGTGCGCGACCTGCGCGTGCACCAGATCCTGGAAGGCACCAACGAGATCATGCGCGTGATCGTCGCCCGCAGCCTGCTGGCGGAGCATGCGGCATGA
- a CDS encoding Rrf2 family transcriptional regulator: MKLSTKGRYAMIALTDLAREGADRLVALSEIAHRQDISLAYLEQLFVKLRRADIVESVRGPGGGYRLARPPEKIRIAEILQAVDETMDALSRGAGASGATGETEASRLTEKLWEQLSAHVYVFLHQTRLSDIVGDQMAPCPAVPAFVELVDE, encoded by the coding sequence ATGAAACTCAGCACCAAGGGCCGTTACGCGATGATCGCCCTCACCGACCTTGCGCGGGAAGGGGCCGACCGGCTTGTGGCCCTGTCCGAGATCGCCCACCGGCAGGACATCAGCCTGGCCTATCTGGAGCAGCTTTTCGTCAAGCTGCGGCGCGCCGACATCGTGGAATCCGTGCGCGGCCCCGGCGGCGGTTACAGACTGGCCCGCCCGCCCGAGAAGATCCGCATCGCCGAGATCCTGCAGGCGGTGGACGAGACGATGGACGCCCTCAGCCGGGGCGCGGGCGCATCCGGCGCCACCGGAGAGACGGAGGCCAGCCGCCTGACGGAAAAGCTGTGGGAGCAGCTTTCTGCCCATGTCTACGTGTTCCTGCACCAGACAAGGCTCAGCGATATCGTGGGCGACCAGATGGCGCCCTGTCCGGCGGTGCCCGCCTTCGTCGAACTGGTGGACGAATGA